The sequence TAACGGCCAGGTTGAGGAAATGATCAGATCCCGCAGGCAGATTCTGGCAGGTACACAATTCATGCGCCAGGCACGGATTTATTCAACCATGCAATCCGGGTATGCCTCTAATATTTTCTATTTCAAGGTCGGGGATTTAAACATCAGGCATACTGAAATTTCCAATTACATGAAGCAGAACATGATATCCTACCGGGACTTTAAAAAAATCCGGGATGAAAATGCCTTTTCAGAACTTATGGCCAGTGACCGCATCAGTTACAAGATGAAGGGCTTTCTGGAGAATGTATACACCTTTACTCCTCTTCGCATTGATACAAAATTTAAGGGGAAATCCTGGTATCTGCTTACCCGAAACAACCGTTCCGGCAATCTTGATTTTGCAGCCTTTTTTCACCAGGGCAGCGCCACCCTGGTGCCTAAACGCATCGGGCACCTGGTTCTGGAAGGCAAGGGACTGCCTTCGGACATGGCCTGGTATGCATTTGATGACAACCAGGCAGGGGGACTGAAACTATCTGACAAGACCCTGACCTATTTCAGTACGGAGACCGGCCAGACCAACCAGCTTGGCATCATTCAAGAACGGATTAAGACCCTAAACCTTTCTAAGTTGTCCCAGGACCGGATCAAGGTAAATGTCCACCGGGAACTGCTCATGGGGGATGCAAAGGGGAAATACGGTATTCAGACCAATGATCCCATCACAAGCCTGGTGCTGTCCAATTTGATTACCAAATCATCCTTTGAACAGGAGGCAAATGTATCCTTAAAGCGGGACCCCATCCAGTTCAACACAACACTGATCCAGCTCTCCAAGGACGACAGTTTTTCGGTCCAGTCCGTGACCATTACGCCCGGCACCACCAATATCATTCGTTTGTTTGAGCCCTTGGACAGCTTTAAGGCAACATTTAGGGACGGCTCCTCCACCACCTTTGAGAAGACTAGTGTCAACCTGTTTAATCCTTTTACGTTTATGGTATCCAGGGATAGCATCACCCTGAGTTTCCGTCATGACATCACGGACATGACCATTGAGGCCAACGATACCGAGCTTAAAATCGTCAAGGCCAACGACGGAAATTATCAGATTGTGAAAATCCCCTAGGAACCCATGTTTTGACAAAATCAGCATCAAGGAGTTTTATTTAACCATATGTTTGACAACACAGACCGGCTTTTAAAAATCCAGAACGGCATCAAGGAAGTTGTTCAGCAGCTTGCCGGCATGCCGGCCCGGCAGGCATACCGGGTGGACAAGGTCATTGAGCGCTGCCAACTATGCCTGAAAACGGCACCGGACATGGATATGCCCGTATATATCCATATTACGGGCACAGATAAATCCTTTAAGACCAGCTATCTTCTGGATCTGTTTGACAATGACGCGCTTCGTGAGCTGTTTGCGGTCAAGCAGCGCAACACCTCGGAGAACACGGCGGTGCCCTGCCTTGTGGAACCGGTATCCTGGACCGACGAGGTGGTGGTCAGCCAGATCAGTATTTCCACAGGCAATGTAATCCGGGACGGGTTGACCAAAGAACAGTTCAACCGGCTGTATGATCTTTCTTCCGGGGCAGAACCGGATGATTATCTCATCCGGGTGGCCGTGCCCGAAGACCAGACCCCCATGACATTGCCGGCCATTGAATATCCGGGCATCAAAGAGGGTGCGGACGCCGTTGAATTCCAGAAAGAGCGCCATGAAAAGTTCCAGGCGAACATGCTGGACTGCCTGGAGCGCTATCCCGGCATTCTTGTGACCTGTTTCCAGCACAAAATCGCCATCCCCCCGGGCCACCCCTTAGATGCCATTCTTAAAAAATACCGCACGGTGCTGGAAACCACCCACGCGTATCAGAAACTGCCGTTGATCCTGTCCCTGCAGGGGGACAGTGCCGTGGCAAGCTATTGCGGCAACACCAATGTGGAGCAGGACCTTGAAAGCGATTTCAAAAGTTATAAAGCCTTTGATGTCGTGGTACAGCTGACCAACCCCTGCAACAGCGAATACCCGGTGAATTTTATCTCCCCCGGCCCCCACGTGGATACCTGGATACGCAATCTGTCCCGGTACAAAAGCTTGCGTGAAATTAAAGACGAGATCAACAAGGACGGCGGGATTGCCTGGTCCCGGCAGATGCTCGGCGACATCTGCACCACCTCCAACATCAGAGACGCCCTTGACAATATGTTTCTGATGCCCTGGATCAAGAAGGCTGAAAAGGTATACACCCAGGCCGTTGACCTGCTCTATGAAATTGAAAGTTATGACGAGGTGGCCGAAGTCAAGGAACGCATGCGCAAAGCCATTCTCAACGATACCTACCAAAGCCTGCGGCATTTTTTTGACCGGGAGATCAAATACAACGAAGAAGAGCTGATTCAGGACCACACGGCGTTTTGGAACGCCATTTTCACCCAGTACCTGGACCAGTTTCTGGCCGACACCCCCAAAAGCCAGGCCATTGCCGATGTCCTGTGGAAAAACATGTGTCAACGCCTGGATCCGGAAAACAAAGGTTTTTTAAGTGCCGCGGAAAAGGATTTGCCCCACATCATCATGAACATGGCGGAATTTTACGTTCCCAATATGCTGGTGCGCGGTGATTTCACCCTTGTTGAAAGACGCATTAAAGAGGATGCCCAAGATGTGGTTTAACCTGTTCAAACGCAAGAAAAAAGAAGTGGATCAGTTCCAGATGGAGCTGGAGGATGACGGCAAACTTTACTATGAAACCATTGCCGGCCGCACCCCAAGAGACGTCCAAAACCACGAGGAATATATTCTTTTCATTGATTTCGGCTCCTACCGGACCAGTGTTTTGTGCTGGCCCTGCAGCTTTGGCCGGGATAAGATCACCGACTCATGGCAGTATGTGGTCCATGGTGACTCCGATGTCCAGGGCGGATTCCCTTCGGCCTTTATCAATCCGCCTTCCGGGGATGAGCGGGATTTTGCTTTTGTGCCTGATATGGGTGAAGAGCATGTCAGCTCAAGCCAGGTTGTTAAAAGCGCCAAATATGAATTTGCCTCCAAATTTGCCGCCTACAGGGGTGATGTGCCCCAGTTCAAGCTTTATATCAAAAAAATACTTGAACACAGTTTTAAGTATATTACTGAGCCCAGTAAGGACCGTCCCTGGAACGGCCCTGCCATTCCGGTGATCACGGAAATCCGGGTTACGGTACCGGACCTGTTTATTGAAAATTTGAGAAACGGATACAGGGAAAATATCTATTCCGTGTGCATGAATCTGTCCTCGGACCGGAAATGGAAATGGTTGTTTCCAAGTGATCTGAGGCATTTGCGTAAAACCTTTGTCAATATTTCTGCAGATGAAAGCGGGGCGTGTGAACTTTATTTCCTGAATCTGCTCAAGTTGTTACCCTTCTGGGACCTGTCCGGCCAGAAAGACCGGCTGCCGGATTTAAAGGAAGTCGACTTTATCTTTTCCCAGGCTGCCCAGCGTGATCCCAATGCCGAAAATCTTCAGTTTGTGGTGTGCCATATTGACATTGGCGGGCTGACCACAGATGTCAGCGTTCTTTTGGCCAATACCTACCAGGATCCGGCCCTTGGCATCACCACAGCTCTTAACCGAAAGGAATCCTTTTCCGAAAGAAAGGCCGGGGAATATTTTTCCGACACCTTTGCGCAGAACCGGTCCCCAGAGGAAACCGGTCCCTGGTGGGACAATGACCGGTTTATTGAACGGGATTTTTCACGGTTTCTGGAATTGTTATGCGGCAAACAGGCAGGTTTGCTCAATGAATGGCGCAAGGATAGAAATCTGTCCGGCATCTATTTTCTGATTTCAGGCCGTCCCACCAAATCGGAAAAGGTTAGAAACGCCATTAAAAAACATATCCTCAAAGAGTTCAACAAGAATGAACTGCTGTTATTGCCCGAGCATTGCCTGTTCATGGCCGATTACCGGCATGTGGGCAAAAACCAGGAAGGAGAGCGCTATGCCAAGAAAATCTCCCATTTTGAAAAACTGATCACCCTTCTCGGCAATGTGTACACCCTTTACGACGGGTATGAAATCTGTGTGGATGATCACAAGTATTATATTTCCATGGACACGGATACCAGGACCACCTCCCAGATGGAGGTGCTTCCCGGGCGGATCTACAATATGGAAGAGTTTGAAAATTACAAGAAATCGGCAGAACACAACAATGTCAATCACCTGGCATTTACCAGATTCCCGGCAGGGGAAAACAGCACCCGGTTTCTTACGGTAAAAACCATTGCCCGGCAGACCGCCTTTCCCGTAATCCGGGTGGCCCAGAGCGGTGATAGCCAGGCGTGGATCATGCCGTCTCTTATGATCACCAATTTAGAGCAGAATGACCAGGCTTTTGATCTGTCATGGGGCGCATTGTCACTGGAATAAGGTTCCACGCAATGTCATATAGTTAAGATAATTTGGGAGTGGTTCTAACGTCGGCAGCTGTAGGGGCAGGCCCCTGTGCCTGCCCTAATAAGGGCAACCCCAGGGGATTGCCCCTACAAAAAATGGCCGACAGTGGTAAAATAAAATACTCAATCCCGAGGAGGAAACATATAATGGAACTAATCAGCGTAACCATAGAAAATCCCGAAGAACTCAACTTTATCCTGGGACATTCCCATTTCATCAAAACCGTTGAAGATATTCATGAGGCCATTGTCTGCACCGTACCCAACGCTAAATTCGGTGTGGCGTTCTGCGAGGCTTCCGGGGAGTGTCTGATCCGTCATTCCGGCACGGACGAACAGATGGTGGAACTTGCAAAAAAGAACGCCCAGGCCCTGTCAGCCGGCCATACCTTTATCATTTTCATGAAAGATATGTTCCCCATCAACATCGTGAACACCATCCAAACCGTTCCCGAGGTGGTGCGCATCCATTGCGCCACAGCCAACCCCACGCAGGTGATCATGGCCCAGACCGACCAGGGCAGAGGCATCCTGGGTGTGGTGGACGGTTTTTCTTCCAAGGGCGTTGAAACAGAGGACGACATTAAAAAACGCCAAGATCTCTTGAGGATGATCGGGTACAAGCTGTAAATATAATAGGCAGAATCCGCCTATCACCATATTGGCACATTCTGTATAGTGCATAGTCAAGACCAAGATTCAGGTCTTTTTTGCAATTATCTGAAAATATAAATATATAAATTTAGGAATGGGATCGAAATAATTTAACCTGGGAGCGCGGGCGTCTCGCCCGCATCGTTTACTGCAGGAAAATAACGTCTGCGCTCCCGGATATAGCAAAATGGGTAAGTTATTTAAAACCCATTCCTTAGCAACCATAGAATTATGATTTGAAGCTGTACTAGTTAACTATTCGGCTGTTGAATCCGGGCTAATTCGGATAATAAATAAAAAAAGGATTTATTTTGTCTTTAGGGGCGCAATGGCGAGCAATGCAACGGGAGGCTCAATTATCGGCCGAGCAATCAGCTCACGGCATAACAGTATTAGGCCGAGCAAATCATGCACTAGACGGGCTATTACACTCAAGCATTTTTCGCTCTTTCAATTGGATTAGAGCGAATAGGCAAACTGATCTTCCTTGCTGACTATGCGATCAGAAATAATGGGGCCTTCCCAACTGACAAGGATTTACAAAATTGGTCATGATCTTGGTATATTGTTAGAAAATTGTGAAGAGATCGGTACTTCCATTATCCAAGATCGAGATTATAGTGTCCGGCCAAATGATTCGATTCATAAGGGGATTGAAGATGTCCTTTCTCTATTTGCAACAAAACTACGCTATTACAATCTCAATCACTTGTCAAAAAGCAGACCAAGGGCAACAGGATCCAGTAGCATTGTGGTGGGAAAAAGTAGCAATTCCAATATGCAATCGGCATTACACTGAAAAGCAGCGTCAAAAGGACGCGATAGACGCCGCAATTATGGAAAATATTCACGGTGAAAGCTCTGCCATAATTCACAGCAAAGAAACGGGAGATCCCATTAACAGTATCGAAAGGTTTTTTGCTCATGCAAGAGCAACCACTGTTGTTCAAAAATATGGACGGCTTTACACAATGCAGATAATTCGTTGGCTGGCTTCCATGCTATATGAGCTATCTCATCAAGGAGCATATGAACTGCGCATTCAAGCACTTCTGGGATTACACGAACCTTTTACTATATTTCTCAATGACGATTTATATTTACGCAGTCGCAAAACATGGTCAATTTACCCTTGTTAAAATGAGCCGGTCAAGAATTGGGGTTAAACCTTGATTATTGATTTTAAAGGCTTTCCAAGAGCAATAATCACAGATCAAGGTTTGACCCCAGACATTGTTCATGAATTTGTCAGAAATCCCCGGAGGTAGAAAGATGAAGGTCTCGTTTGAGATAATGCGGATATTGGAGCTGTGAAAAATGGATGAAAAAACTCAATTTATCATTGAATCGCTGGAATTGTGATTAAAGGCACTTGTAAGAAGAGATCTCCATGA comes from uncultured Desulfobacter sp. and encodes:
- a CDS encoding adenosine-specific kinase, whose protein sequence is MELISVTIENPEELNFILGHSHFIKTVEDIHEAIVCTVPNAKFGVAFCEASGECLIRHSGTDEQMVELAKKNAQALSAGHTFIIFMKDMFPINIVNTIQTVPEVVRIHCATANPTQVIMAQTDQGRGILGVVDGFSSKGVETEDDIKKRQDLLRMIGYKL